Sequence from the Wielerella bovis genome:
ATTCAAAGTTTGGGGCTATATTCCCCTGACCATCGTTTTTTCAATCGCGCAAGCCATTTACATGATGCGCCATTTACCAAAGGAAAATTAATATGGAATACTACATGATTTTATCCACCGATGTGGAAGGCACAGGCGAACAACGCGCCGCCGCTCGTCCAGCTCATTTGGAACGCTTAAAAGCATTAGATGCCGAAGGACGTTTGCTGATTGCAGGTCCAACTCCTATGCCCGATAATCCAACCGTGGTTTCAGGCAGCCTTGTTGTTGCCAAATTTGATAGCTTGGATGCCGCCGAAGCATGGGCAGGACAAGACCCTTATGTAGATGCAGGCGTATATGCCGAAGTCTTGATTAAACCGTTCAAAAAAGTGTTTCCACAATGAACGATATGCAACAACGCATGAGCGAATTGCTTGCCCCCTTGTCGCCAGATGTTTTTGAATTTGAAGACCAAAGTCATCTTCATGCGGGACACGCTGGTAATCAAGGCGGTGGGCATTATGCCGTGTTAATCGTCAGCCAAATGTTTGATGGCATGACACGCATCGCTCGTCAGCGAAAAGTGCAGGAATTGTTGGCAGATTTGTTTATCAGCAAACAAATCCACGCATTGAGTATTGTGGCGCGAACACCTGCCGAATATTTCAATTAAATATTTTCAGGCTGCCTATTTTATACAAAGGCGGCCTGAAAAAAACACAAAATAGGAAATTCTATGAATAAAAAACGTATTGCAGCAACCTTATTGACTGTTTTGTTTTCAGGCAGCGTATGGGCGGAAACTGTTGTAACCGTTAATGGCAGCAAAATTGACAGCAGCGAACTTGACCGCCGTGTCAAATTAACCGTTGCTGCCAGTCAAGGCAAAGTACACGATAGTCCTGATTTACGCCGTTTCATTGCTCAAGAAACGGTATTGGAAACCGTAGTGGTTCAGGAAGCGAAACGTTTGCGTTTAGACAAATCCGATGCCTACAAAGCTGCTGAAACCGCTGCACGCAAACAAGCAACCGAACAAGGCTTGGATAAACAAGCCGATTTTAAACAACGCTGGGCAGATTTCCAAAATCAATTATTGATGCAAGCGTATGCGGCAGATGTGATTCAGAAAAACCCTGTGAGTGATGCGGATATTCAAACACGTTACGAACAATTACATCGTCGCTACAATGGTACAGATGAAGTACAAGTAGGCGAAATTGTTACTGATAAGGCAGAGCAAGCTACCGCTGCTGCACGCGAATTGGGTGCGAAAAAAAGTTTTGCCGATGTGGCGAAACGATACAGCATTGACCCAATCGTGAAAGAAGGGCAATTACTGATTACCGAATTTGTGCCATTGGTAGATATGAAAGAAGCACGTCCGAAAATTTACGATGCGGTAAGCAGCCTGAAAAAAGGACAAGCGTCTAAACCCGTAGCAGGTGACAATATTCATGTGGTATTTTATATGCAAGACCGCCGAAAAATTACGGTGGATTCATTGGACAAAATGCGCGACAGTATGCGCGAAAGCATGACCGATGAACGCGTGCAAGAAGCGATGGGGACTTTGTTGCAAAAAGCCAAAATTGAACCTGCAAAATAAAGTTTGTCCATAAAAGGCAGCCTGAAAACTTGAAACCTGTATTCATTAGTTTTAAGAATACAGGTTTTTTTGAAAGTAATAATGATGTTTACTAATCCTATTCCACCGCGCTGGCTCAAAGGCGGCAATATGGAAACCTTATACGCCAAAGCCTTGCAGCGCGAAGCCCCCGAATATCGCCGCGAATTGATACGCGACAGTTATGGCGAAGATTATGCCGCTTACGATTTTGTGGACAGCCACGATGCCAACGCGCCCTGTGTGGTGTTATTGCACGGCTTGGAAGGCAGCAGTCGCAGCCATTATGCGATTGAATTGATGCATGCCGCACACGCAAAAGGTTGGCACGGCGTAGTCGCCCATTTTCGCAGTTGTGGCGGCGTGCCATCTAAACGCATGTATCACAGCGGCGATACGCGAGAAGTGGCGCATATGCTCGGCGTATTGGCAGCGCGTTATGCACGGCTTTATGTGGCTGGTGTGTCGCTGGGTGGCAATGTGTTGGCAAAATATTTGGGCGAACAAAAATCCGCCGCTTTGCCACGCGCCGCCGCTGCGGTTTCCGCACCATTGGATTTGAATGCTTGTGGCGATGCTTTGGAGCAGGGCATACCCCGTTTGCTGTACACCCAATATTTCTTGCGTTCCTTGTTGCCCAAAGTGCCGCCAGCAGCGCATAAAATCAGCAGTTTGGGCGATTTTGACAACACCTTTACCGCGCCACTACACGGTTTTGCCGACAAACGCGATTACTATACTCGCTCATCTGCCAAACCCTTTTTGCGCGATATTGCCATACCCACTTTGTTGCTCAACGCCAAAAATGACCCATTTGTACCCGCCGCATCCTTGCCACGCGAATATGATATTTCAGATTGCGTTACTTTGATGCAGCCTGAACATGGTGGACACGTTGCATTTGTAACAGGTGAAGGACGTGGGCATTTACGTTGGTTGCCTGAAACTTTATTGGCTTATTTTTCCCAATTTGAAACAGTATAAATAAGGCAGCCTGAAAATGGCTTATATTTATAGTGAATTCAATTTAAACCAGTACAGCGTTGCCAGCTCCCTTATGTACTAGGTGTACACGGCGGTCGCTGTCGCCTTGTCCTGATTTAAATTGAATCCACTATATTTTCAGGCTGCCTAAATTATATTGATAGGCAGCCTGAAAAACATATTTCACCAAATTTGTCCAAAAGAAAACATGAACAAAATCAAACCTTTAACCATCAGC
This genomic interval carries:
- a CDS encoding YheT family hydrolase, with translation MMFTNPIPPRWLKGGNMETLYAKALQREAPEYRRELIRDSYGEDYAAYDFVDSHDANAPCVVLLHGLEGSSRSHYAIELMHAAHAKGWHGVVAHFRSCGGVPSKRMYHSGDTREVAHMLGVLAARYARLYVAGVSLGGNVLAKYLGEQKSAALPRAAAAVSAPLDLNACGDALEQGIPRLLYTQYFLRSLLPKVPPAAHKISSLGDFDNTFTAPLHGFADKRDYYTRSSAKPFLRDIAIPTLLLNAKNDPFVPAASLPREYDISDCVTLMQPEHGGHVAFVTGEGRGHLRWLPETLLAYFSQFETV
- a CDS encoding peptidyl-prolyl cis-trans isomerase, translating into MNKKRIAATLLTVLFSGSVWAETVVTVNGSKIDSSELDRRVKLTVAASQGKVHDSPDLRRFIAQETVLETVVVQEAKRLRLDKSDAYKAAETAARKQATEQGLDKQADFKQRWADFQNQLLMQAYAADVIQKNPVSDADIQTRYEQLHRRYNGTDEVQVGEIVTDKAEQATAAARELGAKKSFADVAKRYSIDPIVKEGQLLITEFVPLVDMKEARPKIYDAVSSLKKGQASKPVAGDNIHVVFYMQDRRKITVDSLDKMRDSMRESMTDERVQEAMGTLLQKAKIEPAK
- a CDS encoding YciI family protein; protein product: MEYYMILSTDVEGTGEQRAAARPAHLERLKALDAEGRLLIAGPTPMPDNPTVVSGSLVVAKFDSLDAAEAWAGQDPYVDAGVYAEVLIKPFKKVFPQ
- a CDS encoding BolA family protein — its product is MNDMQQRMSELLAPLSPDVFEFEDQSHLHAGHAGNQGGGHYAVLIVSQMFDGMTRIARQRKVQELLADLFISKQIHALSIVARTPAEYFN